One part of the Vicia villosa cultivar HV-30 ecotype Madison, WI linkage group LG6, Vvil1.0, whole genome shotgun sequence genome encodes these proteins:
- the LOC131610610 gene encoding uncharacterized GPI-anchored protein At5g19250-like, which produces MACVNLNLLFLASLCTFLFLSNPAHCSDKVDSVLKGLNSYRQTKNVAPLNKNDKASCLADEVAEEIQHTPCEKANQYYPTSGPGGNMRIPNLLKHTDKCDINVNSTTDGVILPVCVPKLEPTVVLSNYTHNDNYAKFLNNSKYTGVGLNSEDDWMVLVLTTNTPTGTFSAATSLLANVNVVWMALLFVMILIINYIP; this is translated from the exons ATGGCTTGCGTCAATCTTAATCTCCTATTTCTTGCATCTCTCTGTACTTTCCTTTTCCTTTCCAATCCAGCGCACTGTAGTG ACAAAGTGGACAGTGTACTGAAGGGACTCAATAGCTACAGACAGACAAAGAATGTTGCACCACTGAACAAAAATGACAAGGCAAGTTGTTTAGCTGATGAAGTTGCTGAAGAAATCCAACACACACCATGTGAAAAAGCGAATCAATACTACCCAACTTCTGGTCCTGGTGGAAACATGAGGATTCCCAATTTGCTCAAACATACAGATAAATGTGATATTAACGTTAACAGTACAACAGATGGAGTCATTCTACCTGTTTGTGTGCCTAAATTGGAACCAACTGTTGTGTTATCTAATTACACTCATAATGATAACTATGCAAAGTTTCTCAACAATTCAAAGTACACTGGAGTTGGACTTAATTCTGAGGATGATTGGATGGTTCTTGTTCTTACTACTAATACACCTACTGGAACTTTCTCTGCAGCAACTTCTCTTCTTGCTAATGTTAATGTTGTTTGGATGGCTTTGTTGTTTGTGATGATTCTCATCATCAACTACATACCTTGA